The following are encoded in a window of Lampris incognitus isolate fLamInc1 chromosome 15, fLamInc1.hap2, whole genome shotgun sequence genomic DNA:
- the stx7l gene encoding syntaxin-7, protein MAYQAGIPEEPSVLAQNIGSNIHKITLLTSELQRGVSHLGTEQDSSQLRQTLQQKQQQGNQLAKETDRLIKAFSSLPVGPDQRQRKLQKERLVNDFSSALNSFQKTQRQVADREREFVARVRASSRVSTGQPEDSHGQGLPLQSESQMQAQTEAITEEDLMLIQERESAIRQLESDITDINDIFKDLGMMVHEQGDMIDSIEANVEHADVNVQNATQQLARAADYQRSSRKKMCILMIVLAVLGVVVGLIIWGSIKA, encoded by the exons ATGGCCTATCAGGCTGGAATCCCAGAAGAGCCGAGTGTTCTGGCTCAAAACATCGGCTCCAACATCCACAAGATTACACTACtga CGTCAGAGCTGCAGAGAGGAGTGTCTCATCTGGGAACGGAGCAGGACAGCAGCCAGCTACGACAGACACT GCAACAGAAACAGCAGCAGGGTAACCAGCTGGCCAAGGAGACAGACCGATTGATCAAGGCGTTCAGCTCATTGCCCGTTGGTCCTGATCAG cgGCAGAGAAAGCTACAGAAAGAGCGTCTGGTGAATGATTTCTCCAGTGCCCTTAACAGCTTCCAGAAGACTCAGCGTCAAGTggctgacagagaaagagagtttgTTGCCAGAGTCAGAGCCAGCTCCAGAGTATCG ACAGGCCAGCCTGAAGACAGCCATGGACAAGGGTTGCCTCTACAAAG TGAATCCCAAATGCAGGCACAGACTGAGGCCATCACTGAAGAGGACCTGATGCTGATCCAGGAGAGAGAGTCTGCCATCAGGCAACTAGAG TCCGACATCACAGACATCAATGACATCTTCAAGGACCTAGGAATGATGGTCCATGAGCAGGGGGACATGATAG ACAGTATAGAAGCCAACGTGGAGCATGCTGACGTTAATGTGCAGAATGCCACTCAGCAGCTGGCACGCGCAGCGGACtaccag CGGAGCTCCCGTAAGAAGATGTGCATCCTGATGATTGTGTTGGCTGTACTCGGCGTCGTCGTAGGACTCATCATCTGGGGGTCCATCAAAGCATGA